A window of the Henckelia pumila isolate YLH828 chromosome 3, ASM3356847v2, whole genome shotgun sequence genome harbors these coding sequences:
- the LOC140891070 gene encoding serine acetyltransferase 1, chloroplastic-like, protein MSTNSIRCPFLLHQPLFKPPKLYAYTMATCVRSSRTETPHPNPKIDDCDFSDYVKYCRPNFPDLVSCVPIPGKTSNILRTSTHTVLKETNGDPDERIGNLWLRMKEEAKSDVEEEPILSNWYFCSILSHESMESALANHLSLKLSDSSLPSCTLYDLFLGVLSGDQEIVGAAQDDLKAVKQRDPACISYVHCFLNFKGFLACQAHRIAHNLWTQGRKILALLIQNRVSEVFAVDIHPGAKIGRGILLDHATGVVIGETAVIGNNVSILHNVTLGGTGKASGDRHPKIGDGVLIGAGTCVLGNVRIEDGAKIGAGSVVLKQVPARTTAVGNPARLIGGKENPIKLDKMPSLTMDHTSHISEWSDYVI, encoded by the coding sequence ATGTCCACAAATTCCATTCGGTGCCCATTTTTACTGCATCAGCCCTTGTTCAAGCCTCCGAAGCTCTACGCATACACCATGGCAACTTGCGTACGTTCCTCCAGAACAGAAACTCCCCACCCCAATCCAAAGATCGATGATTGTGATTTCAGTGATTATGTAAAATACTGCAGACCCAATTTCCCGGATCTTGTTTCTTGCGTACCCATTCCGGGCAAAACGTCGAACATCCTCCGCACGAGCACGCACACTGTTTTGAAAGAAACTAACGGGGACCCGGATGAAAGGATTGGTAATTTATGGCTAAGGATGAAGGAGGAAGCTAAGTCAGATGTTGAGGAGGAGCCAATTTTGTCGAATTGGTATTTCTGTTCGATTTTGTCCCATGAGTCCATGGAGAGTGCCCTAGCGaatcatctttctttgaaattgaGCGATTCTAGTTTGCCTAGCTGCACCCTTTACGATCTTTTCCTAGGGGTTCTCTCGGGGGATCAAGAAATCGTGGGAGCAGCTCAGGATGACTTGAAGGCGGTCAAGCAAAGGGACCCTGCTTGTATCAGTTACGTTCATTGCTTCTTGAATTTCAAAGGATTCTTGGCATGCCAGGCTCATAGGATAGCTCATAATTTATGGACTCAAGGGAGGAAAATCTTGGCCCTGCTGATTCAAAACAGAGTGTCCGAAGTCTTTGCGGTGGATATCCATCCAGGAGCCAAGATTGGCAGAGGGATTTTGCTCGATCACGCTACAGGAGTTGTGATCGGAGAAACGGCAGTGATTGGGAACAATGTATCAATCTTGCATAATGTGACATTAGGTGGCACTGGGAAGGCCTCTGGCGACAGGCATCCGAAGATCGGTGACGGTGTCTTGATTGGTgcaggaacttgtgttttgggAAATGTTAGAATCGAAGACGGGGCTAAGATTGGTGCAGGATCTGTGGTGCTAAAGCAAGTGCCTGCTCGAACGACTGCGGTGGGAAACCCTGCTAGATTGATCGGAGGGAAGGAGAATCCGATCAAGCTAGATAAAATGCCTAGTTTGACGATGGACCACACATCACATATATCTGAGTGGTCTGATTATGTTATTTAG